In Manis pentadactyla isolate mManPen7 chromosome 3, mManPen7.hap1, whole genome shotgun sequence, a single window of DNA contains:
- the CCN4 gene encoding CCN family member 4 isoform X2 → MPLLLTSRHEVVPALDAGSSDGGGHGPLSSPHDDGLHPGAAGGHVFTPPILQVAILGTTAQRPPSVILTGASTATTAGTAREVVGVGCVLDGVHYTNGQSFQPNCKYNCTCVDGAVGCTPLCLRARPPRLWCSHPRQVSLPGHCCQQWVCDNNARRTRKTAQRHTGAFAAAGEVETWQRNCIAYRSPWSPCSATCGLGVSTRISSANARCWPEQESRLCNLRPCDLDIRPHIKEGKKCLAVYQPEAPMNFTLAGCISMCSYRPKYCGVCVDNRCCIPYKSKTISVSFQCPDGPGFSRQVLWINACFCNLSCRNPNDIFADLESYPDFSEIAN, encoded by the exons ATGCCTTTGCTACTGACTTCCAGGCATGAGGTGGTTCCTGCCTTGGACGCTGGCAGCAGTGACGGTGGTGGCCACG GCCCTCTCTCCAGCCCCCACGACGATGGCCTTCACCCCGGAGCCGCTGGAGGACACGTCTTCACGCCCCCAATTCTGCAAGTGGCCAT CTTGGGGACAACTGCACAGAGGCCGCCATCTGTGATCCTCACCGGGGCCTCTACTGCGACTACAGCGGGGACCGCCCGAG AGGTGGTCGGCGTGGGCTGCGTCCTGGATGGGGTGCACTACACCAATGGCCAGTCCTTCCAGCCCAACTGCAAATACAACTGCACCTGCGTGGATGGCGCGGTGGGCTGCACGCCGCTGTGCCTCCGTGCGCGCCCCCCACGGCTCTGGTGCAGCCACCCCCGGCAAGTGAGCCTGCCCGGCCACTGCTGCCAGCAGTGGGTGTGTGACAACAATGCCAGGAGGACACGCAAGACAGCGCAGCGCCACACGGGAGCCTTTG CAGCCGCCGGGGAGGTGGAGACATGGCAGAGGAACTGCATAGCCTACAGGAGCCCTTGGAGCCCCTGTTCCGCCACCTGCGGCTTGGGGGTCTCTACGCGGATCTCCAGTGCCAACGCCCGGTGCTGGCCTGAGCAAGAAAGCCGCCTCTGCAACCTGCGGCCGTGTGACCTGGACATCCGCCCACACATCAAG GAGGGGAAGAAGTGTTTAGCTGTATACCAGCCAGAGGCACCCATGAACTTCACCCTTGCTGGCTGCATCAGCATGTGCTCCTACCGGCCCAAGTACTGCGGGGTCTGCGTGGACAACAGATGCTGCATCCCCTACAAGTCCAAGACCATCAGTGTCTCTTTCCAGTGTCCCGACGGGCCGGGCTTCTCCCGCCAGGTGCTGTGGATTAACGCTTGCTTCTGCAACTTGAGCTGTAGGAATCCCAACGATATCTTTGCTGACTTGGAATCCTACCCTGACTTCTCAGAAATTGCCAATTAG
- the CCN4 gene encoding CCN family member 4 isoform X1 — protein sequence MQGLCFTLTSDLALIKPPKGCGMRWFLPWTLAAVTVVATALSPAPTTMAFTPEPLEDTSSRPQFCKWPCECPPSPPRCPLGVSLITDGCECCKMCAQQLGDNCTEAAICDPHRGLYCDYSGDRPRYAIGVCAQVVGVGCVLDGVHYTNGQSFQPNCKYNCTCVDGAVGCTPLCLRARPPRLWCSHPRQVSLPGHCCQQWVCDNNARRTRKTAQRHTGAFAAAGEVETWQRNCIAYRSPWSPCSATCGLGVSTRISSANARCWPEQESRLCNLRPCDLDIRPHIKEGKKCLAVYQPEAPMNFTLAGCISMCSYRPKYCGVCVDNRCCIPYKSKTISVSFQCPDGPGFSRQVLWINACFCNLSCRNPNDIFADLESYPDFSEIAN from the exons atgcAGGGTTTGTGCTTCACCCTGACGTCAGATCTTGCTTTAATAAAACCCCCCAAGGGCTGCG GCATGAGGTGGTTCCTGCCTTGGACGCTGGCAGCAGTGACGGTGGTGGCCACG GCCCTCTCTCCAGCCCCCACGACGATGGCCTTCACCCCGGAGCCGCTGGAGGACACGTCTTCACGCCCCCAATTCTGCAAGTGGCCATGTGAGTGCCCCCCGTCCCCACCCCGCTGCCCACTGGGGGTCAGCCTCATCACAGACGGCTGTGAATGCTGTAAAATGTGTGCTCAGCAGCTTGGGGACAACTGCACAGAGGCCGCCATCTGTGATCCTCACCGGGGCCTCTACTGCGACTACAGCGGGGACCGCCCGAGGTACGCAATAGGAGTGTGTGCAC AGGTGGTCGGCGTGGGCTGCGTCCTGGATGGGGTGCACTACACCAATGGCCAGTCCTTCCAGCCCAACTGCAAATACAACTGCACCTGCGTGGATGGCGCGGTGGGCTGCACGCCGCTGTGCCTCCGTGCGCGCCCCCCACGGCTCTGGTGCAGCCACCCCCGGCAAGTGAGCCTGCCCGGCCACTGCTGCCAGCAGTGGGTGTGTGACAACAATGCCAGGAGGACACGCAAGACAGCGCAGCGCCACACGGGAGCCTTTG CAGCCGCCGGGGAGGTGGAGACATGGCAGAGGAACTGCATAGCCTACAGGAGCCCTTGGAGCCCCTGTTCCGCCACCTGCGGCTTGGGGGTCTCTACGCGGATCTCCAGTGCCAACGCCCGGTGCTGGCCTGAGCAAGAAAGCCGCCTCTGCAACCTGCGGCCGTGTGACCTGGACATCCGCCCACACATCAAG GAGGGGAAGAAGTGTTTAGCTGTATACCAGCCAGAGGCACCCATGAACTTCACCCTTGCTGGCTGCATCAGCATGTGCTCCTACCGGCCCAAGTACTGCGGGGTCTGCGTGGACAACAGATGCTGCATCCCCTACAAGTCCAAGACCATCAGTGTCTCTTTCCAGTGTCCCGACGGGCCGGGCTTCTCCCGCCAGGTGCTGTGGATTAACGCTTGCTTCTGCAACTTGAGCTGTAGGAATCCCAACGATATCTTTGCTGACTTGGAATCCTACCCTGACTTCTCAGAAATTGCCAATTAG